A section of the Engraulis encrasicolus isolate BLACKSEA-1 chromosome 8, IST_EnEncr_1.0, whole genome shotgun sequence genome encodes:
- the rps25 gene encoding small ribosomal subunit protein eS25, giving the protein MPPKDAKKGKDAGKSKKDKDPVNKSGGKAKKKKWSKGKVRDKLNNLVLFDKATYDKLYKEVPNYKLITPAVVSERLKIRGSLARAALLELLGKGMIKLVSKHRAQVIYTRNTKGGDEAGEGKEA; this is encoded by the exons ATG CCTCCCAAAGACGCGAAGAAGGGGAAAGATGCTGGGAAGTCCAAGAAGGACAAGGACCCAGTCAACAAGTCTGGAGGCAAGGCCAAGAAGAAG AAGTGGTCCAAGGGAAAGGTCAGGGACAAGCTGAACAACCTGGTTCTCTTCGATAAGGCCACCTACGACAAGCTGTACAAGGAGGTCCCCAACTACAAGCTCATCACGCCCGCAGTAGTGTCTGAGAGGCTGAAGATCAGGGGATCCCTCGCCAGGGCTGCCCTCCTGGAGCTGCTGGGCAAAG GCATGATCAAGCTGGTCTCCAAACACAGAGCACAGGTCATCTACACGCGTAACACCAAGGGTGGTGACGAAGCCGGCGAGGGCAAGGAAGCATAG
- the trappc4 gene encoding trafficking protein particle complex subunit 4, with protein sequence MAIFSVYVVNKAGGLIYQYDNHVPRTEVEKTFSFPLDLVLKIHDEKVVVSFGQRDGIRVGHAVLSINGIDVNGKFTAEGKEILEYLKEPANYPVSIKFGRARLSSNEKLMLASMFHSLFAIGSQLSPEVGSSGIEMLETDAFKLHCYQTLTGIKFIVLADPRQSGIDALLRKIYEIYSDFALKNPFYSLEMPIRCELFDQNLKGSLEVAEKAGTFGPGS encoded by the exons ATGGCGATTTTCAgtgtgtatgttgtgaataaGGCAGGTGGACTTATTTATCAATATGACAACCACGTACCAAGAACAGAGGTGGAGAAGACATTTAGCTTTCCGTTGGATCTAGTCTTGAAAATCCACGATGAGAAGGTTGTGGTTTCATTCGGCCAGAGAGATGGCATCAGAG TGGGCCATGCGGTGTTGTCAATCAACGGCATTGATGTGAATGGCAAGTTCACAGCAGAGGGCAAGGAGATCCTGGAGTACCTGAAAGAGCCAGCCAATTATCCCGTGTCCATCAAATTTGGAAGAGCCCGTCTGAGCTCAAATGAAAAGTTGATGCTGGCGTCGATGTTCCACtc GCTGTTTGCTATTGGTTCCCAGCTCTCGCCAGAGGTCGGGAGTTCTGGAATTGAGATGTTGGAGACGGATGCCTTCAAGCTGCACTGCTACCAAACACTCACAG GTATAAAGTTCATTGTGCTGGCAGATCCAAGGCAGTCGGGTATTGATGCGCTGCTGAGAAAGATCTATGAAATCTACTCAGACTTTGCCCTGAAGAACCCCTTCTACTCACTGGAGATGCCCATCAG ATGTGAGCTTTTTGACCAGAATCTGAAGGGTTCCCTGGAGGTTGCGGAGAAGGCTGGTACCTTTGGACCGGGTTCTTGA